In Ruminiclostridium papyrosolvens DSM 2782, the following proteins share a genomic window:
- a CDS encoding glycoside hydrolase family 36 protein, translated as MHKVLSEYLFSDMIIRYLTNEEGNIGFEILPASLKDKAAASKKYNIDPLVQVFIRGDDFSGGFANGHTMRNGQQTFLLRYESQKVEKIENTQVITTILKSEQGYVARHVLTYHNGLKAFELKTVLANKSDKAICLEMLSSFSVGGLTPFIEGEAPESMNIHRIRSCWSNEGRLITESVEDLQLEPSWSGHGVRTEKFGQIGSMPVRKFFPFLAVEDTVTHVVWAAQLACASSWQMEMYRRDDALCISGGLADFDFGHWMKVLEPGTEFETPSAFITVGIGNVDEVSQRLLTIHKYNVNKINKFDRLPVLFNEFCTTWGNPSHDNIKKIVDIIKEKEVDYFVIDSGWFADKENGWDGTHGDWIVSPEVFPHGLQETVRIIREAGMIPGIWFEFENCGYLSKAYKDHKHLLTRNGDVITSGLRKFWDMTDPWVIDYLSDKVISMLKQYGFKYLKVDYNETIGIGCDGYESLGEGLRQKILASQEFFRRIREEIPDIIIENCSSGGHRLEPSMMSLCEMASFSDAHECDEIPVVAANLHRVINPCQSQIWAVLRKKDSKKRVVYSIANTFLGVMCLSGDIYDLDKEQWNTVEEGISFYRAVSDIILNGTTYFFGSKLKSYRNPKGWMGILRKSEDEKEVLALIYTFHGNFPDTVEIPIGDNYEICNTYCAFENNVLLINGSLCINMKEEFEAVAVHLKLSK; from the coding sequence TTATAAGAGGTGATGATTTTTCAGGGGGGTTTGCAAATGGGCACACAATGAGAAATGGACAACAAACCTTTCTGCTTCGATATGAATCCCAGAAAGTTGAAAAAATAGAAAACACTCAGGTTATTACCACTATACTGAAAAGTGAACAGGGCTATGTTGCCAGGCATGTACTTACTTATCACAATGGGTTAAAAGCTTTTGAACTGAAAACTGTACTTGCTAATAAATCCGATAAAGCTATTTGTTTGGAGATGCTGTCCAGTTTCTCAGTTGGTGGGCTGACTCCTTTTATAGAAGGTGAAGCACCTGAAAGTATGAATATTCACAGAATACGCAGTTGTTGGAGTAATGAAGGAAGACTTATAACAGAGTCCGTTGAGGACCTGCAGCTTGAGCCGTCATGGTCAGGTCATGGTGTAAGAACAGAAAAATTTGGTCAGATCGGCTCTATGCCCGTCAGAAAATTTTTCCCATTTCTGGCGGTGGAAGATACAGTTACACATGTGGTTTGGGCTGCACAGCTGGCCTGTGCCTCATCGTGGCAGATGGAAATGTATAGAAGGGATGATGCGCTGTGTATATCCGGCGGACTTGCAGACTTTGATTTTGGGCACTGGATGAAGGTACTGGAACCGGGAACCGAATTTGAGACACCTTCTGCATTTATAACCGTCGGTATCGGAAATGTAGACGAAGTATCACAAAGACTGCTTACAATACACAAGTACAACGTTAACAAGATAAACAAGTTTGACAGGCTTCCGGTTTTATTCAATGAATTCTGTACTACTTGGGGAAATCCTTCACATGATAATATCAAAAAAATTGTAGATATTATCAAAGAAAAAGAGGTTGATTATTTTGTTATTGACTCAGGGTGGTTTGCTGATAAAGAAAATGGCTGGGATGGTACACACGGGGATTGGATAGTAAGTCCTGAGGTATTTCCACATGGTCTTCAGGAGACTGTTAGGATAATCCGGGAGGCGGGAATGATTCCGGGAATTTGGTTTGAGTTTGAAAACTGTGGATATCTGTCAAAAGCGTATAAAGACCATAAACACCTTCTAACGAGAAATGGAGATGTAATAACTTCAGGACTCAGGAAGTTTTGGGATATGACCGACCCGTGGGTTATTGATTACCTAAGTGATAAAGTCATATCAATGCTAAAGCAATATGGTTTCAAATATTTAAAGGTTGACTATAATGAAACAATCGGTATAGGTTGTGACGGGTATGAGTCCCTTGGAGAGGGGCTAAGACAAAAGATTCTTGCTTCACAGGAATTCTTCAGGAGAATTAGGGAGGAAATCCCTGACATTATTATAGAAAACTGCTCTTCGGGAGGGCATAGACTTGAGCCTTCAATGATGTCATTATGTGAAATGGCATCGTTTTCAGATGCACATGAGTGTGATGAAATACCGGTTGTGGCAGCTAATCTTCATAGAGTAATAAATCCATGCCAATCACAGATATGGGCGGTATTGCGGAAAAAAGACAGTAAAAAGAGAGTGGTATATTCTATTGCTAATACCTTTTTGGGAGTAATGTGCTTATCCGGTGATATATATGATTTGGATAAAGAGCAATGGAATACAGTTGAAGAGGGAATCAGTTTCTACAGAGCTGTTTCAGATATTATATTAAATGGAACAACTTACTTTTTCGGTTCAAAACTTAAAAGTTACAGAAATCCTAAAGGATGGATGGGCATCCTAAGAAAGTCTGAAGATGAAAAGGAAGTACTTGCTTTGATATATACGTTCCACGGAAATTTCCCTGATACTGTGGAAATTCCTATAGGTGATAATTATGAAATTTGCAATACATACTGTGCTTTCGAAAATAATGTTTTACTCATAAATGGAAGTCTTTGTATCAATATGAAGGAAGAATTTGAAGCAGTAGCTGTTCATTTAAAATTATCCAAGTGA